The Aedes aegypti strain LVP_AGWG chromosome 3, AaegL5.0 Primary Assembly, whole genome shotgun sequence genome contains a region encoding:
- the LOC5570230 gene encoding uncharacterized protein LOC5570230 gives MDFSGKVVIITGASSGIGAATAKYLTELGATVVLTGRNEENLNKVGLDCEAVGKEKPFLLVADVTKTEDNSRVIDETIKKFGKLDVLVNNAGKGLPGSIENTSLEQYDDIMNTNVRGVYHLTMLAVPHLIKTKGNIVNVSSVAGTRSFPNVLAYCVSKAALDQFTRCVALELAPKQVRVNSVNPAVIVTDFHNRLGMSPADYAAYLKHSEQTHAMGRVGKASEVAAAIAFLAGDTASFVTGTCLCVDGGKNVMCPR, from the exons ATGGATTTCTCCGGTAAAGTTGTTATCATCACAGGGGCCAGCAGTGGAATTGGCGCGGCCACTGCAAAATATCTAACCGAACTGGGAGCTACCGTTGTTCTGACCGGTAGAAATGAAGAAAATCTGAACAAAGTGGGCTTGGACTGTGAAGCTGTGGGCAAGGAGAAGCCTTTCTTGTTGGTTGCTGATGTAACAAAAACCGAGGATAATAGTCGGGTTATTGATGAGACGATCAAGAAGTTCGGTAAACTGGACGTTTTGGTGAACAATGCAGGAAAAGGACTGCCGGGAAGCATAGAAAACACCAGTTTGGAGCAATACGATGACATCATGAACACCAACGTGAGAGGTGTATATCACCTGACCATGCTGGCGGTGCCACATCTTATCAAGACCAAAGGTAACATAGTAAATGTATCGAGCGTCGCCGGCACTAGATCGTTCCCGAACGTTTTGGCCTACTGCGTTTCCAAGGCTGCCTTGGATCAGTTCACGAGATGTGTCGCACTGGAGCTTGCGCCGAAGCAAGTCAGAGTCAATTCGGTCAATCCAG CGGTTATCGTAACGGATTTCCACAATCGATTGGGTATGAGCCCTGCGGATTATGCAGCGTATTTGAAGCACAGTGAGCAGACCCATGCCATGGGTCGTGTGGGTAAAGCGTCGGAAGTTGCTGCGGCCATTGCTTTTCTCGCGGGAGATACTGCCAGCTTCGTCACGGGAACGTGCCTCTGCGTGGATGGAGGAAAGAATGTGATGTGTCCACGATAA